The genomic segment CGATTACCCTAGAAAAATGGTCACAGCACATTCTACAATTAAGTTTGCTAATTAAGTTCTAGTGATGATGCAATCACAAGAAGAGAAGCTAATAAAGTTCTAGTGATGATGCGATCACAAGTAGAAAACAATACTGACCCAAGAGgtaatttttatcatttgtgGGTGTCCATCAAGGTCGCAACTTCAAATCTTCATTAAAAGTCAAAGGTTTGATTCTGATCTCATTTGAGAGCCCAAGAAAATGAGTTCCAAACTTCGAGCTCTCCAAGATGGACTGAAAAAGTATTGAAAAAGATACAACTTAGGAAATAATATTCTTTCAAAAAGATACAATCTGGGAAAAAACTAGATTACTCATCTATATAGTCCAAAGTTTGATTTCTACAATACATATATCATTCAATGACAAACAAGGAGGGTAAATAAATATCCATGTTCACCCAAATACTAAAGTCGCTCAAAAGTAAATTTAGCAACTGCTAGAAAATCACAAATCCATAACATGGTTACCTCTGCTTCATCAATGTTATTTGAGTTCTGCTTTAGCTGTAAAATGGCTACTTCAATCTTCGCCATCAAATACTGATTTGAGTGTTGCAATCTCTCTTTAAATTGGACAAATTCAATCACCTATGACAGTGAGAGGAAATGATTTTTCACACAGCACATTTAGATGGAGAACCTTAAAACTCCAGCTCAAAGTACCATTATTTCGAATGATATGATATCAAGTAGAATATATTCACATGGTTTCTTTGTAGACTAATTTAAAAGGCTGCCTCTCAGGACTACTTTGTGGTTTTTACTCTAACAATAATTATCTAGAACAGTtaaatagaaaaatataatcAAGTTTTCACACGGCGCATCTAAATAAAAATGCTCATACTCCAAACAAACTTCTTTAAGTTAGAATTAAATAGGTAGCTATCGTTTGTAATGGACCAAAAAAAATACAACCTGATGTATTTATCTTGCTTATTAAACAGTCGATAGGTGATATTAGATTCTCCATCTGTTCATTCATGAGAGAATTTTATCTTAGCACTTTATGCAAATTAGTAGTAAGAGCCTCATACTTTTGAGTAGTTTCTATGGCGATACGCAAGGAAAGTGAGATCTGCGGATTCTCGAAAGTGGTCGTCCATAAACTTTATATATTCCGATAAGAGGTCATTTAAATCAGACCACATAGGAGATGCTAGCATCTGTGGTAAAATGTGGTGCGATATTGTCTCcagtaaaatatttttcacatcCAAGGATTTATAGCtacaaagaaaaatgaaactcaGAGGTAGGCCAAGAGAAGCAAAAGGAAAGATGAATACGGATTTCAGAAAGTGAAGTCTCGTGCCAGAAACTCAAACTAATACACTAGATGCAAAAATATAGAACTTCCCTAAATAATAAGAAATGTGATGAAGTGATGAATCTACCGTTCATAAGCTAATGGAAGTGAATTCCAATAAGAATACAGATGGACCAACAAAAGCTTGTACTGCCACACATATCTGCAGTATATGATAAAAACGCgagttaaataataatattcaaCCTGCAAAGTCCACGGCAAGCGGAAAATAAAGCAGTAGTCAgtacaaaaaaattaatcctGTCTACAAAACAAAACTAATGATTTAAGCTAAAATGGGTTGGGCATCTATTAAAATGAACAAAAAGGATCCTTTCAGGATCACAAGGTGATAAAAGAATAGGCACTCAGTTACAGGTAACAGCCAATAAATGAAGCCAAGGGTGGTGAAAAATAGGATCCACTATTTCATCTAAACAAGGGGGCCCTACTTCCACTGTGTAACATGTGAATAGTAGTAGCATTACAACTTTGATATGTACTGCCACACGAAAAATTGTCATGTCGCTGACAATTATGCTTAAAGTAGACAAACAACTTGTATGATTCATTCAACAAATCCAACACATAAAATCTCAATACCGTAACATATCAAAacctataaaaaaattattgtcgTATTCTTTTCAAAATGCTTATCTATTTCAGCATCTTTACCACCCACAAGCTATTTCAAGAGACTTGATAAATTGCATTTCTGCAATTTGGCCATCACTATGAGAGAATGATAAATGAAGAATTAAAAGCcactaaaatcaatttctaacCTCCGGATAGTCAAACCAAACTCCAAAATCATGATAGACTCCAGCAAATAGCCAAGATTTCTTGAACGCCAAAAAAGCTAAGACACGAGTTAAATGGTTACAACTGGAAAATATTTGTGTAAATTTGCATATTCAATTATCGGTCTACGAAAATGTAAGATGAAAAATGAAATAAGAAGCCTAAAACATAAAATGAAACAGAAAAGCTTTTGTCTATAAAACTAGGTTACAGAGAGACTTTctcattttttcaaaataacttgGAATTGTATTCAAGCAAGAGAATGAACAAGAACAGTATAATAGGCATGTGTTTCCAAACCAACTGGTAGATAGAAGGTAGATAGAACATTTCCAAACTATTTACTAGAACTTGCATGTCATGTACAGGTTTGAGGGTTACAATGCCATGTCCAATTTTAAGGGCTTTCATCCTGCTGTATATCGGTGCGCAGCAATAATAGAAAGTGAAGGGATAAAAATAAGGGCATCAAAATGTTGACTTCATTAGCTATGTGCCAAGTGTTTTGCAATAAATATAGAAAGGAATATGCTGAACCAGATTCTAACAGCCAGCAAAGTTCTCCTAAACCAAATTTTGAGTCTTGGACTTCCAGCAAACAGTTACTTCAAATTAAAAGTAAATGTGCTTTATCAAGATATGAGAAAGTAAGATACagattttcaaatataataaaaataaaccaaAATCTGATAGCCCAACAAGTCTTTTTTTGACGATTATAAATCTGGAGCACATAAGTTAAGAACAGATATATATTTGTGGGGTAACACAAACTAATACCTGAACCAAAACATCGCATGCCATTGACAACAGCTCTTCACCATACATACTGTCCTCGCATCAAGCTCCTTTGAAAGTGGaaggttctgacagaacatctGTGTCATGCGTACAGCTAGGTCCTCAacttttataattaaaataataataataataaacaaaagACAAAAACCACAAAAGTCATGATAACATAAACTGTATACTTAAACGGAGTTAACTTTTAACACTTGTAACATTATATGGAAGTTCGTAAAAACTTGATGAAGTAGCGAATGTAGCACAAGAGCCACATAATATTCCAAGATCAGTGAACTATGAAGAACGGCTCCAGAAAAACAGAGTAAAAAGATTCGCTTTGCAGTTGTTTTTGTTCTCTTCTTCCATCTCCCACAATAAAAACTAAACactataatttatatatattttccttCTCCAAAACTCGTTTCCCCCATCAAATCTCCCAGTATAAACATAACTATTAACTACACTTTTcatattttccaaaaaatattttattattatattacgTTCTAACCCAAAACATACCAATCTTAAATTGTAATATAATTTTATCCAATAATTTCCTGACATATTTTGAAATCTACATTATTATACTCAAGATATactattataaaattttaaaataatttgatctaACAATTTGTAACataatttgaaatttacatGAATTAATCTATTTTACTAAAACAAAAccaacatattatttattttctcaaaacgTTTTCCCCACAAACTCCCAAAACGAAATCAAACAAGCCTGTCATGTCTTTTGCTACATCCAACAAATCTCATGgagatttaattcaaaataattaaaaaaatcagtAGAAAATTGCCACGCTAATCAATATTCATTCATAAAATTTAATTGTTTCAAGGCATACCATTAACTGGCAGAGTGAACATGTTGCCAATTAAGTTCTGAATTTTGAGGAGACTTATGGACTGGCCAAGTGCTTTAGTTGGCACACTGCTGCTGAGCTCCAATTCCTTCTCTAATGTCTTCAAAAGCACACTCTTCTTCTTATCATCAAGAACTTGAAGAAACAGCTCAATGTCTGAAGTGAAACAACCCAAATGGCCAAATCTGTGTCCAGAGATTCCAATCTCCAAGGCTcaaaaatgaacaatatgatcATAAAGCAGCAACTTACTAAGCCAAAGAATGGGGAAGAGCTTTAATACATGACACGTATAGAATCAACTATCAATTCATTGGCATGGAAGAAACTAATGCTGCATGTCATAACTGATCATATAATGTTAATACTTTAGCTAATGGTTCAAATTGAACTTATCTAAGTTAGTTATTGGAGTAATACCAAATTAGCTGTAATCTGATTTCACAGCACTGAGCATTCAGACAATAATAGCAAATTCGAGCTCCACGGTGAGCCAGTAAGGAAGTAAAAACTCAGATCAATACTAGTCTACCATGATTTTTACATGGTAACTGATATGAGAACATCAGAAAGGGTGGAGAGGAGCGTGAAAACAGAGCCAGCAAGCAGAAGAATTGAAGGTGTCAACATAGAAGCCCTATGTGCCAAAGGTAGATGATAGATCCAATCAAAATAACGTAATACCTGATAAAATATTGCATCAGATCCTCAACTATTTTGTCAGTGTCACCTTTTCCAGACAGAATCTTTCGTCTTTCAATTTCAAGATTCTCCAAGTATGGACATCTAAAAGAATTGTTATTGCCTACAGCTGTTAATTTCTGAACAAAGTTCACTGCAATTGACATACGCGAATCAAACTGTAtacaaaagataaaatattgTCAAATTCAGTATGAAGTGGTGTTGTGAATACTTTTCTAATTGGGAAATACAGGAGCTTACAACTTCTGCTTCCAACTGAATATTGTTGCACTTGGCAAGGATGAATGGATTAGGATCAGTCGTGTTGGTTAACATACTTTCGTCCTCCAGCAGACATCCAAGGTATTGCAGGAAACATTCCCAGTCATCAGGACTGCAagcaataaaaaagaaaaatattttcagaaatgTATTATATTTGTCTCGAGTGCTTTTCTGAATATAAGGGAGAATAATTTCTTTACGGTACAGAAGAAAAAAGCTAACCACTCATCCTCAAATATTGCATAACTTCATCTTGGAcgttttttattctttttttgaagaaaaagaatCAGACCTCGGTACGTTTCTAATTTCTATGCACCATTTTAATATGCCATAAGAGCTTAGGTtcacaaaaataacaatttttacCACCATTCTCTTATCTTCTGATGGTATCTAGATGTTTATGTTGAGAGAAAAAGAGAGGGTGATAAAACCCTAGGTTGTGTAGTGGCCCTTTCCGCACACTGTAGATACCACCGCTTATACCAGCTCATAATACAAAATCTAATGTTTTGATTATCAAGAAATATCAAACATAAAGCAGCCAGGGAATAGGCTGCTTAAGATAACTAAATAATATGCTAATAAATAAACAGGAAGTGTCAGGTATATGGCTCGTGAAATTGGAAGCTCAAGAGGCATACCACAGTTCTAAGACGTTCTGGAAACACACAGCTGCTGGAACATAATCTCTTGCCTTGGCAAGAAGCTTTCCCTGTCAACTTAGAGTTACAGTAAACAAGATTACAATAAAGAACTGTTTTAAagcataaacaaataaaatctAACATCAATTAGTCTGAGCACAAATAATTCAGgtcaaaattcaaatatttcaattagAGTGAATTGAATAAAACTTTAATCATCTTGGCTTCTTGTTTACTTGCCGAATAAACTTCATTTACAAGTTATCACATATCTTTTCAGATCCATAAGCTTCTTAACAGCGGGAAAATAACCAGTTTCTGTTGACTCCATTGAACATGGTAAAATCGAAACATAGCAGCCATTGAGATGCATtgcagaaaaaaaaaagtttttatAATACCTGTAAGCGAAGTTTATCAACTTCAATCATCATAAGAGATCCTAATGGCCCAGAAAGAATCTCCAACGCATTTCCATACTTGGATTGTTGCTCCAACAGGGTTATATAAACACCAAGAGCTGCAGCATAAAATAGTTTTTTCAGCGACCAAAACAATCCCCAACACATTCATCTATGCATCTCCTTCGAGATAACCTACAATGAACAGCCAAAAGAAAAACCTTCTGGCTCGTGTAAGCTGTGAGAAGCTATATGTTTCTTGAGTAAATCTTCAGCCAAGTGAAAAAGCTTTTCCCCCCCATCGCTGCAGCAAACCTTGGACCAGTGAAAACACCAAAGATAATATATAAGGAATTGAGCATTGATATGATATAGAAAATAATGGCCAAGAATATGTCATTGGCATTACATAATTCATTATTGATTTGGCTCACATGATAAACAGGTTAACCAGGTCGAATAGCCACTCAAGAATAACGAGCAACTTATCTTTATTTATCTGTCATGGGCTAAAGATTTATTATTCACCATTGCACAATGTTTAATATATTTGTTGACATAAAACAGTTAAATGTCCTGAAACACTTCGCTGATAACCAGCAATGGCATTCCATAAATTATTTtccaattggatcaatataaaaaaatcaCTAGATTGGCAACACAACTAGAACCATTTACCATGCAATAGTCATGAATTTATGAAAATGCTAAAGAAATAAGTGCAGGTCAGCTCGTTTGCCTCGTATAATTTAACTAAAACATTTATAGAAAGCTCTGAAGAATGCCCCAACAAAATATTGCAAATGTTCAAGAATAATAAACAGATGTTccctcaatttttttttggtgggttcatcaaaaatattttgacaaatCTAAGAATAACCGAAAACATATATATGAACGTAAAGATGTTGGATAGAATAATTTGATAGTTTTACGATTTTTCTTCCAAAGATAACAGTGGTTCAAATTATCGAAGAAAGTGTGGGTATCCACACAGAGTACGAAACGATCTACGAGAATAATAGAGTGAAATGAAGATTCTCTTCCATTCTGTGTGCAGAAAACATGTGTTCACTTTTTTCTGCAATTTTACTCgataaaaaacaatttttccCCTGATGAAAAAAGTAGTGAGTAAAAATCATTTACCGTGGTGCAGTAGTAATTGTGTTTATAAGATAAAGCCCttcaaaatatttatgatgaaaAGAATCCAAACATCCTTAATGCTTGTTAGCATTGATTAAAACCCTACCCCAAGAACAGAGAACTAAAAGATCATAATAAAACATGGAATATACATACAGACCAGAAACAACCAAACATGCAACTGAATGCTGCAAACTGCCCACATTAGGAACCTTTCTTCACCAGCAATCTTGTACATTTTAATAGCTATCTATGACAACAATAAAAGATTAACTTTACACAGAATACAAGAATTCACATATGCACAGAATACAATAATTCACATATGACACAGAATACAAGAATTCACAGATGACCGCAACGTCAAATAAATAATAGAGGCTGCAAAGAAACACTATCAACCTGTTGCTGCTTCACGAATGAATATTCGCGCACATAACAGTTAAATAAGCCCATCATTAACTCCAAATTGTTGGGATATTTGCCACACGCGAACTCGTAACAACTAGTGGCCATATCCACTGCCATTTCACACAAAATCAAACACCAAATATGAAGAGCCGTAAATTTTAAGCAAGAGGTAAGTTAGAATGATACGAACAGTGATCGAGCCGCTGGAAAACAATCTGCAAAGTGCTGAGAGTGAGATCGTCAATGACGTTACTGGAGTCATTGGATAATAAAATACCTTTGGCATTTAAACACACCGATAGCGCTTCCTCATTCTTTCCCATCCTTTCCAATATCAAAGCCTTCAAAGCCTGCACGGTTTGCAATAAAAACTGATATCTTGCTAAATTTACACAAAGCGGAAAGGACACAAAAAATATAGGCAGACTCACGAGTGCGTATGGGGAGTTGGGGTACTTAGAAAGCAGCGAAGCCGACTGCTTGAGAGCATTCTTGAATTGGCGAGAATCAATGGCGTCCCAAATGGGTCGGACCCTTCGCTCTGGAATACCACCCGCCAACCCCAATTTCGACGCCATTAATGAATCGCGGTCAAAAGTTAGTCGTTCCAATGGATCGAAGGCGACGGTGATCCAGTCCTAACAGGTTCTGGCGGCGAATGAAACGGAGGCGGAGGGTTTGTAGTGGCGGATAGCAGTTTCGACGGAGTTTAGTGTTGAGGGTTTTGTAGAGAAGGGCAATTTCGGACATGAACGTGACTACAATGGAATTTTCTTGCAACTGCTTATTTTGCACTGGTTAACTGCGAACAGACATACCATGAACTCCACTCTTTCGACTTGAGAAATATGTAACATATCTGATTAACAATGAGATGGTTAACTACgttgatattcataataaaaataatatttttaacataaaaaataatattttttaatagttgatccgtctcacaaatactaTCTGTAAAACTACCTcacaaaaatttttgttttcttaatAATGGTGGTGTGGTGTGGTGTGTATATAAAGATTTCATGATAAAttggattttaaaaaaattcaatctaTATCTTCCAAAAGGGAAaggactaaaaataaaaaaaaaacgttAAAAATGAGGTTGATGGAGTTTAGtgagaaataaattatatttagtaCTTGGAGAAAGTGgacaattttttattattattttgctcCTAAAATATGTGACTCTCACGATTATATTTGTGTGATAAGTTTGGACCAAAGAAATTAGTGATAAGTCATAttgttatatataaaaataaaatattattattattctaattttttattttatttttaaaaaaattaaaatatacccTTGAAACCAATAGTGCATGACGGACTAATTTTTACTGTAAGGCTGCGTTTGATTTGGATGATAGgataatgaaatgattaagagagaaatgataaaaagaatgattgaagtggaaatataatatataatgataaaataatattaatgtgataattaataattttttgctgaattgacaaaattgtcCTTCTATTTGTGTGTCGGCGGGGGGCGGGGGCGACGGTCGGCCGGAAGCGACGGCGGTGGTAGGCCGGAAGTggcggcggcggtcggccggAGGTGATGGCGATCGGCCGAAAGTggcggcggcggtcggccgAAGGAGGCGGCGGTCGTCGGACGGAAGAGGCGGCGACGGTCGGCCGACAGCAGGGGTTGGCGGTGGATGGTCGGTGGaaggaagtggtggtgagtttggatttaggagaagggtaaaatttgaaaaataggaTGGATTAAGAGtgggataaataatcctagggggtaatgaggtattattttaacctacctaatataacataatcattTATAGGAGGGATTgagttggttaaataaaaatcgtaccaaacgtttgattaggtgggtttaataatcataaacccaccTAATCCCATGAACCAAACACGGCCTAATAATATTTCAATCTCTtgtgatttgattttttttaatcactcgCTCTATGTCAATTGTTTTAACAATTTTATAGTTAACACGTTTATCGTTTGAGTTAACACACataaatttatgttatattatatattgaaGTTGTTGATATTGGCACTCCATTTTGTATTAtctatattttgattatttgtaAATTACGTGACAAATTTATTCATAAATAAAGtgcaaataacaaaaaaattagtttAAATATCAGTTgtcattatatataaatatactaTTGATAAAGCTAAAAACTCAAATAATAACTACTTTTTGATTAagtttttggcaaaaacttgtgtgagacggtttcaccggtcgtattttgtgaaacagatctcttatttgggtcacccatgaaaaattattactttttattgtgaatatcggtagagttgactcatctcacagataaagattcatcaaaccgtctcacaagatacctactctaaGTTTTATTCGTGATTCCAAAATTTTCATTCAATTTTAACtttaattcttgaatttgacccttaaagaaattatttttcttagatattatcatatttaaattttatattttatttattattggttcgtgcatttatttaatataatataatatagtttgcTTGAATTTTAACAATttacaattataaaaaataatgttaaTATATCTcatgttatatttaatttaattggtAGAATATTGTAATTAAATCAAGAACTTGAGACCAAATTATATGTAATATATAATATTCACGTAATATATTACACACAATGCGTATGCGTAGTTTCTATTACATtattatacatacatatatacattcataaaaaaattcgtGGCACCCAACTCGGGGTCTAGCTCTCGAGGAATGTCACATTCCCTAACGATACTTCTTGTGGGAATTTTGTCTCATTTTGCGGTATCGCATGCAAAATATGTCATttggaataatttaatttttttagtgaaAGTGAATCGTCCAAAGTAATAAAAACTACAACAGTATTTTACAAGACCATTCTAACATAAAAAAACATAGATGGATCgaaatgacaaaaaaaattattaatattcagAAGCAATTGACTTATAGATTAAATGACTTAATATGTTATCCGACGTACTTAACTTCATTGATATTTCTTTCCTTAATCGGATCCAATATACCTGGATttagaaattaaaatatatataaaacaaaaatagaaGATAAGTCTTTAAGGACTTAGGTAATATGATGGTACGAAAAAAATAGGTTAGCAAGTAATTATTGAAGAAAGTGACCCAAGTTATCGGGATCAAAGTCACATTGTTCAATGAACTCAATCTTTATATCGAAGTCTTTTGTTCAGAGATTCATCTTGGTTGGTCACTTTAACATTTAGTTGTTCCATCATTTGTTTATTCATTTGACGATTAACCAATATCTCTTTTGGTGAAACTCTATAAGAATCACACTTAATGTAATGATATTATAGAAGAACATTACATTGAATCATTCACCCAGACTATTACAAATCATTAATAATAAAGAAGTAGAATAATTTTTCTAATAAGATGCAATCAAGATGATAGATTTTATCATTAAAAAAGATATCATCATGTTCGAGGATTCGGCATGATAGAAGGAGTGATCATCGAATTAATACATATCTTATACGCATCGACATGAGAAGATACAATAATTATATGTGTACAAGAAACCAATAAAACATGGTGAATATAATTTGAGAATATATCTAATTTCCAAGCAAAATTTCAAAGGGTCATAGAAAGAATAACTTAAAATTCCCCACCTTTAGTGACTTGCTATAATGAGCGGGAGAATACGAAGTTCAAGTCAATTTTATTGTTCATGGTGATTATCATTAATATAGTATAAAATCCcctaattaattcaaaattttaatatgaatTATCCCTAAAATTTGTCAAAATATAGAGTATTAGTCCAAACTTTATAAAAATTTCTTTAGTGCCTTAAAATACCTTAGcaataaacaaaaatatttttcaaatacattTTGAACAAATCTTATCTCTTAGTAAGTGTTTGAGGtcaatatatatttcatatatattttatttaatcatgTGGTGTTAAAAAAGTAGTATCTATAAATGTCAAATTCATGTGTGacttgtttaatttatttaaatttgaaggTGTTTAAAAAGTTAACTAAAAAGATaatatattgtattttaaaatatatttatatcactattttaaataattcttaATTTCGATCAACATCCATCAGTTTTCGTATTAGACTAGGTCTCTCGTGAGACAGTTTCAcgaatatttatatgtgagacgggtcaatcataccgatattcacaataaaaggtaatactcttagcataaaaaataatattttttcataaatgaatcaaataaaagatttatcttataaaatacgactcgtgagatcgtctcatacaagtttttatcTTCGTATAAAACCGAATGGAATCAAAGAAAAAttattgatatcaaattatatatttataaaactaAAACCAAAAAATTGAAATAGATTACGGAAAACCAGACCAAACAATGAACAACCCTACCCATGAGTATCTATCATTTAATATCCTAGTAGCacttataatataaaatacacAAATTTATGTGAAAAGTTGTCACggttcgtattttgtgagatatatctcttatttggatcatccatgaaaaatattactttttatgctaagaatatgactttttattgtgaatatctgtaGGGTTAACTCgtcagataaagattcgtgagaccgtctcacaaaagacctaatcaatataaaattatttcatcaaataagcataagctatatatatatatatttatattttaatagaAACATTGCTACATCTTGACACCTATATaattaagtaattttttttaaaaaaagtaaactaagcataaaatttattttctcaagaATATTTAAATtctgtaataattttttaaaactctttgcAAATTGTTTCCACATATTATGAGATTTTAGCAGTGGCAGGGGTAGCCGGAACCACCGTCTCCTTCCCGGGCATGGAGAAGAAGAGATACTGAAAATACCACATGGAAGACCTCTATCTCGGGGACATCTATCCCTCCAACGACGACGTTCCCGCCTCCAAATCCTACTCCAGCTACCGCAACGCAGTGACCACCCTCTCATCCTCTACCCCCGCCGTCGAACACCCCCTTCTTCCGCCGTCTTCCACTGTCACAACCGCCGAAGTTTCCGATCCCCTGATCCTGAGCCCTCGTGGTTCACGATCACTGCTGGAATCTGCTTCGTACGCCGACGTTATATCCAGCTCGTTTCACGACGGTTATTCAGAATCCAATGTTAATGGCATGCTCGAGGAAGAATCGACGGTTTCTCCTAGATCTCAATCTTCCAGCTCGGAGTATCTGAAAATCACGGTTTCGAGTCCGCAAAAGGAGGTCGAATCTTCCAATTCGATTGTTCCGGGTGGCAATACTTATGTCACCTATCTAATCACCACGAAAACGGATATTTTAGATTACCGAGGTTCGGATTTCAGCGTGCGGAGGAGGTTTAAAGACGTGGTGACGCTGTCGGATCGGTTGAGCGACGGTTACCGGGGGCTTTTTATTCCGCCTCGGCCTGATAAAAGTTTAGTGGAAAGTCAGGTAATGCAAAAACAGGAGTTTGTGGAGCAGAGGAGAGCGGAATTGGAGAAATACTTGAAGAGGCTGGCAAGACATCCCGTTATTGGAAAGTGCGACGAGTTGAGGGTTTTTTTGACAGTACAAGGTAAATTGCCACTGCCCACAAGCATCGATGTGGCGTCGAG from the Primulina tabacum isolate GXHZ01 chromosome 8, ASM2559414v2, whole genome shotgun sequence genome contains:
- the LOC142553375 gene encoding N-terminal acetyltransferase B complex auxiliary subunit NAA25-like isoform X3, encoding MASKLGLAGGIPERRVRPIWDAIDSRQFKNALKQSASLLSKYPNSPYALALKALILERMGKNEEALSVCLNAKGILLSNDSSNVIDDLTLSTLQIVFQRLDHLDMATSCYEFACGKYPNNLELMMGLFNCYVREYSFVKQQQIAIKMYKIAGEERFLMWAVCSIQLHVCCSDGGEKLFHLAEDLLKKHIASHSLHEPEALGVYITLLEQQSKYGNALEILSGPLGSLMMIEVDKLRLQGKLLAKARDYVPAAVCFQNVLELCPDDWECFLQYLGCLLEDESMLTNTTDPNPFILAKCNNIQLEAEVFDSRMSIAVNFVQKLTAVGNNNSFRCPYLENLEIERRKILSGKGDTDKIVEDLMQYFIRLESLDTDLAIWVVSLQTLSCFFKFLMIRRRVCF
- the LOC142553375 gene encoding N-terminal acetyltransferase B complex auxiliary subunit NAA25-like isoform X4; protein product: MASKLGLAGGIPERRVRPIWDAIDSRQFKNALKQSASLLSKYPNSPYALALKALILERMGKNEEALSVCLNAKGILLSNDSSNVIDDLTLSTLQIVFQRLDHLDMATSCYEFACGKYPNNLELMMGLFNCYVREYSFVKQQQIAIKMYKIAGEERFLMWAVCSIQLHVCCSDGGEKLFHLAEDLLKKHIASHSLHEPEALGVYITLLEQQSKYGNALEILSGPLGSLMMIEVDKLRLQGKLLAKARDYVPAAVCFQNVLELCPDDWECFLQYLGCLLEDESMLTNTTDPNPFILAKCNNIQLEAEVFDSRMSIAVNFVQKLTAVGNNNSFRCPYLENLEIERRKILSGKGDTDKIVEDLMQYFISKLLLYDHIVHF
- the LOC142553375 gene encoding N-terminal acetyltransferase B complex auxiliary subunit NAA25-like isoform X1, which codes for MASKLGLAGGIPERRVRPIWDAIDSRQFKNALKQSASLLSKYPNSPYALALKALILERMGKNEEALSVCLNAKGILLSNDSSNVIDDLTLSTLQIVFQRLDHLDMATSCYEFACGKYPNNLELMMGLFNCYVREYSFVKQQQIAIKMYKIAGEERFLMWAVCSIQLHVCCSDGGEKLFHLAEDLLKKHIASHSLHEPEALGVYITLLEQQSKYGNALEILSGPLGSLMMIEVDKLRLQGKLLAKARDYVPAAVCFQNVLELCPDDWECFLQYLGCLLEDESMLTNTTDPNPFILAKCNNIQLEAEVFDSRMSIAVNFVQKLTAVGNNNSFRCPYLENLEIERRKILSGKGDTDKIVEDLMQYFIRFGHLGCFTSDIELFLQVLDDKKKSVLLKTLEKELELSSSVPTKALGQSISLLKIQNLIGNMFTLPVNDVLSEPSTFKGA
- the LOC142553375 gene encoding N-terminal acetyltransferase B complex auxiliary subunit NAA25-like isoform X2; amino-acid sequence: MASKLGLAGGIPERRVRPIWDAIDSRQFKNALKQSASLLSKYPNSPYALALKALILERMGKNEEALSVCLNAKGILLSNDSSNVIDDLTLSTLQIVFQRLDHLDMATSCYEFACGKYPNNLELMMGLFNCYVREYSFVKQQQIAIKMYKIAGEERFLMWAVCSIQLHVCCSDGGEKLFHLAEDLLKKHIASHSLHEPEALGVYITLLEQQSKYGNALEILSGPLGSLMMIEVDKLRLQGKLLAKARDYVPAAVCFQNVLELCPDDWECFLQYLGCLLEDESMLTNTTDPNPFILAKCNNIQLEAEVFDSRMSIAVNFVQKLTAVGNNNSFRCPYLENLEIERRKILSGKGDTDKIVEDLMQYFIRFGHLGCFTSDIELFLQVLDDKKKSVLLKTLEKELELSSSVPTKALGQSISLLKIQNLIGNMFTLPVNEPSTFKGA